A window of the Ostrea edulis chromosome 1, xbOstEdul1.1, whole genome shotgun sequence genome harbors these coding sequences:
- the LOC125679699 gene encoding cartilage matrix protein-like — protein MDTVLKMLALIISGWFFSVFGHENHYFYPPEVPEHQAKSFLHKRHVNINASPNPAYCIYERYENWCKSHILYCQGQLEHTREQKCATLAPCAPGQHCHLANPCPDRFSLACVDIDECASNPCQNGGTCHNGNNLYTCTCLPGWTGHDCEIDIDECASSPCMYGNDCIEDRINSYVCVCSERYEGVHCERDCRPGPADIMFLLDTSLSQNEVMNRSIEYMTRFVKQIPIGPNDFQVALVSYAFKPELVFNFTAHQSNTSVLDALSLIKSERGPTTTSDALSFVAQEILKPENGARLLPNISHYAVIVTNGLSTDRNQAIQTAQFLKATDSRFKILAVGVGDDIGHEELIQLPTYPFYTFAPDNDDLLMAMLKDAADYGCTDCNSSSVTDVVILFDTSKTTSPLTGNSIHSLKAVDKLLDSFDVTNTDIRAAMMTYGNGSQIKFDFHQRSIHDTKAKIYTASIEDEKGNTSLALSSVQDKLFFGVSTGSRFAARKIVYLFSNGKWSMTEISEIRQEILKLHDAGISVNIMIPVRSLNAEMDNILANASNIAFDPFRVYLIEDNASSVSFALKAAVRDTKYVECPPDIFKAKQ, from the exons TGTTTGGTCACGAAAACCATTATTTCTACCCCCCGGAGGTGCCTGAGCACCAGGCCAAATCCTTTCTACACAAAAGACACGTGAACATTAACGCTTCCCCAAACCCTGCATACTGCATCTATGAGCGTTACGAAAATTGGTGTAAATCACACATACTATACTGTCAG GGACAACTTGAACATACAAGAGAACAAAAATGTGCAACATTAGCACCTTGTGCTCCTGGCCAGCACTGCCACTTGGCTAATCCCTGTCCAGATCGTTTTAGCCTTGCGTGTGTTG ACATTGACGAATGTGCGAGCAACCCGTGCCAAAATGGAGGAACATGTCACAACGGAAACAACCTGTATACATGCACGTGTTTACCTGGATGGACGGGACATGATTGTGAAATAG ATATTGATGAATGTGCCAGCTCTCCCTGTATGTATGGAAACGACTGCATTGAGGATAGAATCAACAGCTATGTGTGTGTTTGCAGTGAGAGATACGAGGGAGTTCACTGTGAACGAG ATTGCAGACCAGGGCCAGCTGATATAATGTTCTTACTAGATACGTCATTAAGTCAAAACGAGGTCATGAATCGGTCCATAGAGTATATGACTAGATTTGTAAAACAGATTCCCATTGGACCAAATGACTTTCAAGTGGCTCTTGTGTCTTATGCTTTTAAACCTGAATTGGTCTTTAATTTCACTGCTCATCAAAGTAATACAAGTGTCCTTGACGCATTGTCTTTGATAAAAAGTGAAAGGGGCCCAACTACAACATCAGACGCACTCTCATTTGTTGCACAG GAAATATTAAAGCCAGAAAATGGAGCTCGTCTGCTACCCAACATCAGCCATTATGCTGTGATTGTAACAAACGGATTGTCAACTGATAGGAATCAGGCAATTCAAACAGCCCAGTTCCTGAAAGCCACAGATTCCAGATTCAAAATACTTGCTGTGGGTGTGGGTGACGACATCGGCCACGAGGAGCTGATACAACTCCCTACATACCCTTTCTACACTTTTGCCCCTGACAACGACGATCTTCTCATGGCGATGTTGAAGGATGCCGCGGATTACGGATGCACAG ATTGCAACAGTTCCTCTGTGACTGATGTAGTGATCCTCTTTGACACCTCCAAAACCACAAGTCCGTTGACTGGAAATTCAATCCATTCTCTTAAAGCTGTTGACAAACTCTTGGACTCTTTTGATGTAACAAACACAGATATCAGAGCAGCTATGATGACGTACGGAAATGGATCCCAGATAAAATTCGACTTTCATCAACGATCAATCCATGATACCAAGGctaaaatatatacagcatCTATCGAAGATGAAAAAGGAAATACTTCCCTTGCATTATCTAGTGTACAAGACAAATTATTCTTTGGAGTCTCTACAGGAAGCAGATTTGCTGCGAGAAAAATAGTTTATCTATTTTCAAACGGAAAATGGTCAATGACCGAGATTTCCGAAATTAGGCAAGAAATTCTCAAATTACATGATGCTGGAATTAGCGTCaatataatgataccagtaagAAGTCTCAATGCAGAGATGGATAACATTTTGGCCAATGCAAGCAATATAGCATTTGATCCATTCAGGGTTTACTTGATAGAGGATAATGCAAGTTCTGTTTCATTCGCATTGAAGGCAGCTGTGAGAGATACAAAATATGTGGAATGTCCTCCAGATATATTCAAAGCAAAGCAGTGA
- the LOC125671904 gene encoding von Willebrand factor A domain-containing protein 2-like, which translates to MLMLIISGCFFSVFGHEHHHHFYLPEVSEHKAKSFLHKRQATPNPRYCTEITYESWCESNIPYCQGQHEHTREQMCATSAPCVPGQHCLLTTPCPGHFTYACVDIDECASSPCQNGGTCHNGNNLYTCTCLPGWTGHDCEIDIDECASSPCMHGNDCIEDRINSYVCVCSERYEGVHCERDCRPGPADIMFLLDTSLSQLEVMNRSIEYMTRFVKQIPIGPNDFQVALVSYAFKPELVFNFTAHQSNTSVLDALSLIKSERGPTTTSDALTFVAQEILKPENGARLLPNISHYAVIVTNGLSTDRSEALQTAHFLKATDSRFKIFAVGVGDSIGHEELIQLPTDPSYTFAPDNDDLLMAMLKDAVDYGCTDCNSSSVTDVVILFDTSKATSPLTGNSLHSLKVVEKLIDSLNVTNTDIRTAMMTYGNGSQIKFDFHQQSIHDIKAKIYKVSIEDEKGNTSFALSSAQEKLFFEVYTGSRFASRKIVYLFSNGKWPMTEISEIKQEILKLHDVGISVNIMIPVRSFNAEMDNILDNASNVAFDPFRVYVIEDNASSVSLALKAAVRDTKYVECPPDIFKAKQ; encoded by the exons ATGCTAATGCTGATCATTTCTGGATGTTTTTTCTCAG TGTTTGGTCACGAACATCATCACCATTTCTATCTCCCGGAGGTATCTGAGCACAAGGCCAAATCCTTTCTACACAAAAGACAAGCTACCCCAAACCCCAGATACTGCACGGAAATAACATACGAGAGTTGGTGTGAATCAAACATACCATACTGTCAG GGACAACATGAACATACAAGAGAACAAATGTGTGCAACATCAGCACCTTGTGTTCCTGGCCAGCACTGCCTGTTGACTACTCCCTGTCCAGGTCATTTTACATATGCTTGCGTTG ACATTGACGAATGTGCGAGTAGCCCGTGCCAAAATGGCGGAACATGTCACAACGGAAACAACCTGTATACATGCACGTGTTTACCTGGATGGACGGGACATGATTGTGAAATAG ATATTGATGAATGTGCCAGCTCTCCCTGTATGCATGGAAACGATTGCATTGAGGATAGAATCAAcagttatgtgtgtgtttgcAGTGAGAGATACGAGGGAGTTCACTGTGAACGAG ATTGCAGACCAGGGCCAGCTGATATAATGTTCTTACTAGATACGTCACTAAGTCAATTAGAGGTCATGAATCGGTCCATAGAGTATATGACTAGATTTGTAAAACAGATTCCGATTGGACCAAACGACTTTCAGGTGGCTCTTGTGTCATATGCTTTTAAACCTGAATTGGTCTTTAATTTCACTGCTCATCAAAGTAATACAAGTGTCCTTGACGCATTGTCTTTGATAAAAAGTGAAAGGGGCCCAACTACAACATCAGACGCACTCACCTTTGTTGCACAG GAAATATTAAAGCCAGAAAATGGTGCTCGATTGCTTCCCAACATCAGCCATTATGCTGTGATTGTAACAAACGGATTGTCAACAGATCGGAGTGAAGCACTTCAAACAGCCCATTTCCTGAAAGCCACAGATTCCAGATTCAAGATATTTGCTGTGGGTGTGGGTGACAGCATTGGGCATGAGGAGCTGATACAACTCCCTACAGACCCTTCCTACACGTTTGCCCCTGACAACGACGATCTTCTCATGGCGATGTTGAAGGACGCTGTGGATTACGGTTGCACAG ATTGCAACAGTTCGTCTGTGACTGATGTAGTGATCCTCTTTGACACCTCCAAAGCCACAAGTCCGTTGACTGGAAATTCACTCCATTCTCTTAAAGTTGTCGAAAAACTCATTGACTCTTTAAATGTAACAAACACAGATATAAGAACAGCTATGATGACGTATGGAAATGGATCCCAGATAAAATTCGACTTTCATCAACAATCAATCCATGATATCAAGGCTAAAATATACAAAGTGTCTATTGAAGATGAAAAAGGAAATACTTCCTTTGCTTTATCAAGTGCACAAGAGAAACTATTTTTTGAAGTCTATACAGGAAGCAGATTTGCTTCTAGAAAAATAGTTTATCTATTTTCAAACGGAAAATGGCCAATGACCGAGATTTCTGAAATTAAGCAAGAAATTCTCAAATTACACGATGTTGGAATTAGCGTCaatataatgataccagtaagAAGTTTCAATGCAGAGATGGACAACATTTTGGACAATGCAAGCAATGTAGCATTTGATCCATTCAGGGTTTACGTGATAGAGGATAATGCAAGTTCTGTTTCACTCGCACTGAAGGCAGCTGTGAGAGATACAAAATATGTGGAATGTCCTCCAGATATATTCAAAGCAAAGCAGTGA